TTCACTTCACATTTATATCACCTCAATACCTTCATTCTTCTtcatattcaagaaaattacttacatataaatatatatacatatatataatatggtGAAAGTTCATGAACTGGTGGAtgatgaaaaattagaaaagaggGCCAAGTTCTGCATCAATGACAACATGGATGTGTTGATTGAAATCCTCAAGCGGCTAGACGACCGCTCCCTCGGCGTCGCCGCCTGCGTCTGCCGCCTCTGGTGCGCCCTGACTCGGAACGACGCCCTGTGGGAGCACCTCTGCTTCCGCCACCTTTCGCCCCCGCCGGAAGGGGTGAGGACGGTGGTGGTGGCTCTGGGAGGGTACCGGAGGCTGTACACCGTGTGCGTGAAGCCGGTGCTGAGTCGGCTGGGCAAAATGAGAGTGGACGGCGGCGCAGCCACGGAGTTGGAGAGGCGGGTTTGGACTCGGCATGAGGTGGAGCTTTCGCTGTCGTTGTTCTGTGTGGATTATTACGAAAGGGTGTTGctcggcggcggcggcggcagTGGAGGCGGCGGCGGGAGATTCGGCAGTGAGTCGGGTTCGCCTCCGTCGTCGCTCATGTTCCTATGCAAAGCTGTGAACGTCTGATATGGAAATAGGTTGATAtagtaactattttttatttgtttgtttttgttttcttggtcAAATTGACTATTTATCTACCGATTTTTCAATGtcatttattcataaaatataacatataaattcAGTTATACGGCGTAGAAAAGAGATCTTCTATCATATGCACGAGCCCCACCTTGagggtaaattaaattttttattccataagtggacctgtttttaaatttgatttcacACTTAAGTTAATTCGCATAGTGAGTctcatatgtaatttttttttttcaatttgagaacCATTGAGGAATTTTCGTCTAATTGATAATGATAGTTGCTCTCTCCGTTagtcaatacaatcaaaataagggcaaattacatttttggtcccataagtggacctgtttttaattttggtcctatactCAGACTAATTCACAAATTTAcgtgtgggaccaaaattagaaataggtccacttatggtaccaaaaatgtaatatactcttattttgattgtacTGACTACCAGAGAGAGCAGCTGCCGTTATCAATTGGACGAAAATTTCTCAATGgttctcaaattgaaaaaaacaacCACATATGGGATTTAATGTGTGAATTGGTTTgagtgtgggaccaaaattagaaacagATTTacttataggaccaaaaaataatttaccccccaCATTGATatcaaaagaaatgtaaattttagttgtaattaattattataattaaaaataaaaaaattatgacacatactaattaatcaaaattaaaaaataattattaatcgttgtttttacaaataagaataaaatgttaactaaaagttaaatactatgacaaatattttgaccatagGCAAAATCataatacatattaattaatcatgatcaaaatttaaattttcaattttgtttatttgataATGGTTTGAGTAGTATTAATTTGCCATAGTCAATGAGTTATAATGATTTatagtatataataaatagatttaacCATTAGTCATATCAATATGCTTATGTTagcataaaaattgaataaaaatacaattttattattgagttgactaattaaattattgaaaattacataaatctttcctaaaatttgacctatatgcaaatataccccccaaaagtttttaaaattgcgTATAgcttcattaattttttactgtaattatacatataattttaaatatttacggTCCATCAGCATcattgtttcaataaaatgatatattttaattaattgttattttaaatttattaaactatCTCTAGAAATttgactatatataaatatatatatatatatatttatacaaacacatcgaaatttatttaacatatacgTATTTATTGTAAAAGTTCTATGCTTCtaacttgcaataaattttgaaaaaagtatgCCATAATATTAGTAGGTATATTCCAGATTACTTCAATCTGCATATTATAGTATTTAATAAtgcaatgcatatatatatatatatatcaattatattttaattttaatatccttttatcttattttagaTGACGAGTTACTTATGAAAGAATAGATTAACTACTtgtatattaaaagaaattatttgtgGAAGTTAACTTGAATAAATATCTTACATTTGGAAACATAGTATATGCCAATGAAaatctaaaaggaaaaagagataataatccaaattgatttttgataGGAGTATATCATATCCACctgaaaaaagatataaataatctttcaataacactaaaatattattagaacCCTAGGATTTGCGTCTGTCTATCTCGGATCAGGTCGCATCTTTCTATTTTGCAACCCGATTCGATCATGACCCAAAATCTAGACCATAGACCATTTGACAACTAATGATTTAAGATGACACCACATGAATCAGAAGGTGGGGACATTTAGCCCTACAAATACACTCAATCCATGATATTATGgtaagatatatttattactggCTACTTCATTTACTACTTGAGATCGCCATTTACCATCTCAAACTTGAATTGACTTAGACATCGAAGGGTCTTCGTTAGGGACCATCTCAACTAGCCTTATGTGCTTTCCTCTTCTTAGAGACCACCAAGCATTTGGCATACTCACTATGGGTCGCAAATCATCACCTTATCGTAGATCATGTATCCGACCCTAATCAATTGCTTCGTCTATAGGAATCTGAGAAGAGCACTCACGTTTTGAGATGGAAGGGACATCTAGAAGAGATCATACATTTGATGGTGGTGAGGAGACCCCTCAAAGGCGAGAAAACCGCAGGGATCAGGTCGAGAAGGACCTCAaccttgaaaataaaattattggagAGATGGAGGTTCTCACTTAGAACCCAAATAACTTTCAAGGAATAGACCCAAAGATCAATATATGaaagaattgatgaaaaataacGGCATCTCACGAGATTACATTATCATTTGAAATAGActaattgaaaaatttgaaaaagtttaTCTTCATGGAGGTTGGGCACCAAGGTTTGAAAAAGACTATCTTCATGGAGATCATGCACCGAGATCGAGATcactttattgtttgaaaatgactagttgaaaacttcataaaagaTTTTCATGGAGATCGCGCTAGTATTTGAAGAAGATTATGTTCATGGAGGTTGTGCATCGATATTGAGATCGTATAATTGTCTAAAAAAGACTAGttgaaaaatctgaaaaaaaaaatttcatggagGTTGTGCACCTCCTACGAGGTCgcattttatatgaaaagaTTCTTGATAGAGGTCGCACATCGATGTCGCTCTagtatctgaaaaagatcgtcttaatctaaaaaagattttttgatttgaaaaagatcacATTGATCTAAAAAAGATCGCCTTAATCTGAAAAGGATTTTTTATCTGAAAAGATCACCTTAATCTGAAAAGGATttttaatctgaaaaagaccaccttaatcttaaaaagatattttgatctaaaaaatatcaccttgatttgaaaaaaaatcatcttaAATCTAGGAAAGATTTTCTATCAAAAAGATTGTCTAAGTATCAGACAACAAGAGGTCGAAGTCCTAAACACCCAATAGATGGACAGGAACTGATGAGATTGCAACGACCGGCAGCAAACCGAAGAAGCAGGCCGGAGGGGAGTCCCCCCATCTATCCCCATGAAGATTGGATTTTGGAATGTGAGGGGCTTTAACTGACCTTTCAAATACAATGGGGTTGCCCACGTCATTAAAAATAACCGGTTTTGCCTCTTGggcattttggagacaaagcTTGCAGCATCATCTATCCTGAAGATTCTTAGCCGCTCATTTTCGGGATGGTGCCAAACCAACAACTTTGACACCATCGCCGGCGGACGCATCCTTGTGATTTGGGACCCGACAGTCATTGACCTACATCCACTGTCGTGCCACGAATAAGTCCTCTCAACTCTCCTTCTATATCTCATTTACATATGGTCTTTATTCTGTTGTCAATAGAAGGAGCATGTGGGAGAAACTTTCTGATTTGGGACAAGCACCGAGCATGCCATAGCTTATTATGGGCGATTTCAACTATGTGAAATCTCCCGAGGAGAAGCAGCTTGGAGTGGCCCCAACTTGGTATGAGCTTAAAGATTTTGTGGACTACTGTGTAGCGCTTGGATTACTCGATGTTCCCACTACGGGCTGCTACTACACATGGTATTCCAACAACGAAAGCAACCCTGTATGGTGCAAGCTCGATCGGGTGTTATACAACAATGAATGGCTTCAGGCCGGTTTGCATTACAGTGCCCATTTCAACCCACCGGGATGCCTTTCCGACCACTCTCCGGGTATTGTTTCTATATTTGATCATGCACCCACTAAGCCAAACCCGTTTCGCTTTTTCAATATGTGGGCAGATCATCCGGATTTCTTAGCTACTGTTGAAGCAAGATGGAACTTGAGCGTGGACGGAACACCGCAATTCAGCCTTTGTAGGCGACTGAAAGCACTTAAAGGCGCGCTCAAGGCATTCAACAAGCAACACTACAACCACATCTCCGCCAGGGGCAAAGAGGCCGAGCTTGCACTGCAAGATGCCCAGAGTCAACTTGAATTCAATTCGGGAGATGTGGCGCTACGAGACTTTGGGAGATCTTAGGAGGAAGGTCATTTTCCTTGTCGAGGCCGAACGACACTTCTTCTACCAGAAAGCCAAGATCCACTTTCTTAAAGAGGGGGACCGCAACACCAAGTTCTTCCACGACATGGTGAAGAGGAATGTCGTGAGGAATTCCATCGGGGCAGTCACTAAGGCGGACGGGACTGTTATCACTACTGCCGAGGATATTGCCCAAGAGTTCGTTGATTACTACACATCACTCTTGGGCACCGAGACTCACACCCTCCCTATCGATAATGGTATGTTTGAATGGGGCCCCATACTCTCCCTCGAGCATACCGCGGAGCTTTACCGGGCAGTCACGCCGTTGGAGGTCAAGGATGCCGTATTCCATATTAGCGACAATGAGGCTCCCAATCCAGATGGATATTCCTCGtgctttttcaagaaagcatgGAACATTGTGGGTGATCAAGTTTGTAGGGTcgtcttggatttctttaggAGTGGGCGGATGCTATGGAAACTCAACCACACTATCATTGCCCTTGTGTCGAAATCAGATCAGTCCACCTCTGTTGCGGATTACCGGCCGATTTCGTGTTGCAATGTCATCTACAAGGCAATCACGAAAATCATCTCGGACTGGCTCGCGCCCGTTTTGGAGCACTTGATTGACCGATGCCAAGCTGCGTTTGTTGGAGGCCGCAACATCACggatatattttcttggcCCAAGAAATGGTGCGGCAGTACTCGAGGAAACGGATTTCACCTCGATGTATCGACCTACGCAAGGCGTTTGACTCGGTCTCATGGACATTTCTCGCCCGAGTTCTTCACGGGTATGGTTTTCCCCCACTGTTTATATCTTGAATTATGGAATGTGTTTACAATTCATCCGTTTCAGTCGCTTTGAATGACTTCCTTCATGGGTTTTTTCCAAGGAGGAAAGGCCTAAGGCAAGGAAACCCGATGTTGCCGACCATCTTCCTTCTTAGCATGGAATATTTCTCCCGATTGGTCAAGAGGAAAACATCTACTTCGGACTTCAACTTTCACCCAAATGcaagaagttgaaaatcacGCATCTCTTCTTTGCCGATGACGTCATGCTTTTCTCCCGTGGCGACATTCCATCTATCCACGTCTTGATGGAATGCCTCCAAGAGTTTAGGGACGCATCCGGCCTCACTGTCAATACCTCTAAGTCAAGAATATTCACAGTGGGCATTCAAAATGAGGAGCTTGACGGGATTCTCGCTCACACGGAGTTTGCGAGAGGTGAGATGCCGGTCAGACCTTGGCATTCCACTAGCGGCACAACGGCTTTCGGTCACCAACTACTCATCGCTTGTGGATCAAATTGCCAACTGCATTTCGAAGTGGACGGGCAAATCCTTATCTTATGCAGGCCGACTGGAACTTATCCGTTCAGTTATTCAGGGGGTGGAGTGTTTTTGGCTCCAAGTTTTCCCACTTCCAGCGGCGGTCATCGAGAAAATCCACCGACTATGTAGGAACTTTCTATAGAACTCTAGGAGGGCACCGGTCGCTTGGGAGGAAATCTGCCATCCCAAGGAAGAAGGTGGACTCGGAAGGGGGATTCTCCACTCATTCAACGGCTTGTCGAAATTCGCAACAGGGTGGCCACTGATTTTGGGTCTCCGGAGGCAGCGATCGAATAGATGACGAGATGGTCTACCCCTAAGGGTCTCCAAACGTCGAAAGCTTATGAGTACTTCAGACCAAAACTTGCGAGGCAGCCTTGGAAAACGGCTATATGGAAGGTTTTTATCCCACCGAAGTACTCATTTATCTTGTGGCTTGGCGCAAGGTAGACTAACTACAAGGGACAGACTTGGATTCCTCCAAGAGGAGAATTTATGCTCACTATGCATCAACACCAAGGAATCGGCCAAGCACCTTTTCTTTGAGTGCCCGTTCAGCAACTTCGTTTGGTCACGCATTCGACACTGGCTTGGCATTAATCGGTCTATGTCAACCCTTCAAAGTGCGGTCAAGTGgctcaagaaggagaaaacagGTTCCTCCGTGCAGAACAAAGCGCGACATCTCGCTTTAGCATGCACGGTCTACACACTTTGGAGGCATCGCAACGAAGTCATCTTTGAGGGCTCAATATTTTAGTCAAGGTTATATTGTATAGGGTCTTTTGGATATTTTTCCCACACGGTTTGATTGTTTTTTAACTTTAGCGTGGGCTTTTGTATCTCTCCAGGTATGTCAAAGTAcactgtaaatatttttgaatgaatgaaactt
This genomic stretch from Sesamum indicum cultivar Zhongzhi No. 13 linkage group LG16, S_indicum_v1.0, whole genome shotgun sequence harbors:
- the LOC105178737 gene encoding F-box protein SNE, encoding MVKVHELVDDEKLEKRAKFCINDNMDVLIEILKRLDDRSLGVAACVCRLWCALTRNDALWEHLCFRHLSPPPEGVRTVVVALGGYRRLYTVCVKPVLSRLGKMRVDGGAATELERRVWTRHEVELSLSLFCVDYYERVLLGGGGGSGGGGGRFGSESGSPPSSLMFLCKAVNV